Part of the Acidimicrobiia bacterium genome, GGCCTCGGTGGACTCTTGCGACAACTTGTAGGCACCGCGATGGACGTTGGCATATTGGGCTCGATAGAAACGGTCCATCGACTCGAGAACCGGCACCGGTTTCTGCGCGCTTGCGGCAGAGTCGAGGAAGACAACCGGGTGGCCGTAGTCCTCCCGCCTGAGAATCGGAAAATCCCGTCGCAGATGCGAAAGGTTGGTCATGTCAGGCCGAAGCTTCCTCACGGAATCCGTCGTAACCCTCTGCTTCGAGGCGTTGGGCGAGCTCTGAACCGCCCGAAGTCAAGACTCGCCCTTCCATGAAGACATGCACATGATCGGGTGTGATGTAATCGAGGAGCCGCTGGTAGTGGGTGATGATGAGGAATCCACGCTCGGGGCCGGTCAGCTTGTTGACACCTTCGGCGACGATCTTGAGAGCGTCGATATCGAGGCCGGAGTCGGTCTCGTCCATGATGGCCAGCGCCGGTTCGAGTACTGCCATCTGGAGAACTTCGTTGCGCTTGCGCTCACCGCCGGAGAACCCTTCGTTGAGGTAGCGGTCGGCGAAACCGGGTTCGATGCCGAGTTCGCGCATGACATCCATGACGCGCAGCCGGAGTTCGAGCACCGTGTAGTCGATTCCCGTGCGATTGGACAGGGCTGCGCGGAGGAACTGGACGATCGGAACGCCCGGGATCTCTTCCGGGTACTGGAACGCGAGGAACATGCCCATGTTCGAGCGGTCGTTGGTCGCGGCCTCGGTGACGTCTTCACCCAGAAAGAGGATTCTTCCTTCCGTCACCGTGTACGCGGGGTCGCCCATGAGCACGTTGGCAAGGGTTGATTTCCCCGAACCGTTGGGGCCCATCAGGGCGTGGATCTCGCCCCTGTTGACCGTTAGGTCCACGCCGCGCAGGATTTCAGTGTCGCCGGCGGAGGCGTGGAGGTTCTCTATCTTCAGAAGCGGGTGGTCGGACATATCTCCAGCTTAATTAACAATACGCAGATAGTGAAAACACGTGGGGTGTGGTGCGCCGGGTCGACTAGACGTCATCACGAAGTTCTGCTCGGAAGTCGACGGTGGTGGTGAGTTGCATGAGGCCGTCTACCGGTTCGCCGGATTCCTCATCGGGAAAGGACAATCTGACCTCGGCCGGAGATTCCGAAACGGTCCGGTAGCTGAGCAGCCGTCCTGCCCCCACATCGAACTCGGTTGTCGAGTTGCCGGTCATCGGCGATCCGATGATCCGCAGGTCGAAACCCGATCCGTCGAACTGCGACGAGATGTCACCGGTTTCGGCTCCCTCCACGAGATCGTCGGCACCGCCGAACAAGAGGGCGAGCAAGGTTCCCAGCGACACTTCGAACCCGCTGCTGTTGAGTTCCGATTCGATTGTCGCCACTCTGGCCGTGCCGGCAGCGGTAACGCCGACCAGGCGATTCGATGAGGTTGTTGTCACCGGGCTTCCGAGGACCTCCCGGATTGCCTCCGTCTGCCAGGTTGCGCCCGTGGTGAGAGGCCCGGCCGGAAACACCGGGCCGAGGTGATCGCCCATCGGGTCCAATCCGGAGACGCTGGCAGCCGAAGTCGGATTGGCCAGCAACCCGAATAGATCCGTTGGGACCGCCTCGCGCGGTGTGGCGTTGCCGGCGCGATCGACGATGAGGATGAGATTGGGTGGAGCCGTATTGGGCGAGAAGTCCGCAGGCAGGTCTTCGATGTCGTCGATGGCCACCGAGTCGATCAAACCGGTCACCGAGGTGTCGGTGATGATCCCGCTGACCGCGATCTCGAAGCTCTCCGGATCATCCGCCGGGTTGATGACGTAGGTGATTTCTCCGGTCGTCTCGACTGTGACGTCGATCTCTCCGGGTACCTCGGTTGCACCGAGGATTCCGGGCGTCGCGTCCAGATCGATGTGGGCCACCAGCTCCTGGGTCATTGTGAAGTCGAAGGTCAAGGTCTCGCCGACTGCGTATCCGTAGGCGAACGTGGCTTCTTCGGTTTCGGCGACGGTCGTCCCGCCGCACGCCGCGGCGCCGACGGCAAAGGCGAGGACGGCGACAAGACTACGAATGATCGAACTCCCGGGAGGTAGCGTCTCATTGTATGGGACGTATCGGGCTACTCGAATGACGCTGCCGAGGTCAACACAGCGGATCGTCGATTACGCCGGGGAGCGCGGTGTCGACGTCGATGTCGCCGAGTTCGCCGAAGGGACGAAGACGGCCGCCGATGCCGCAGCAGCGGTCGGGTGCAGCGTGGCCGCCATCGTCAAATCTCTCGTGTTCATGGTCGACGAAGAGCCGGTTCTGGCTCTAATCCCGGGCGATCTTCGACTGGACGAGAAGAAGCTCGCCGGGGAGGCCGGGGGTGCGAGAGCCAGGCGGGCGTCGCTGGAGGAGGTGCGCGGCGCGACCGGCTACGCGGCCGGGGGTACCCCGCCGTTTGCCCATGAACGTCCGATCAGGGTGCTCGCCGACCGGAAGCTCTCCCGCAACGATCCGCTGTGGGTCGCCGGCGGAACCCCATCGAGCCTGTTCCAGATTGCACTCGACGACCTGATCCGACTCAGCGCGGCAACCTGGGCAGACGTCAGTCGCTAGGGCGGTCCCCACCGGGAAGGGCCGGTGAGTGTGACGTCGAGCCTTGCGATTCTCCCACCGCCCGTGGCGGGGGGAGCGGGCGCCGGCCGGCAGGCCGGATCCGGCCGTCGAGCGTATTCCGGATCGCCGCGCCGAACGGGTCCGACATGTGCGGTATCGCGCCTTGGAAGCCTCGCTAACTCGTATCGAGTCCCCTCTGCCTGCGCCTCTCGGCGAAGCCATCTCCCCCGCCGTAGGCGGGGCAGAAAACGCGAGAGCCCTAACCCCGCAGTGCCTCGAGTGTTTCGTCGAGGCTGCTCAGGTCGGAGAGATCGAGGTGCTGGAAGTACATCTTGGTGACGCCGATCGCCTCCAGTTCGGCCAGGGTCGCCCGGGCGCGCTCGGGCCCACCCACAGGTATCCCGGCCTTCTTCCAGCGCTCTTCCATTTCCTCGGGGCTCTGGCCGCGTTGGGCGGCTGCCGCGGCGAGCCTGACCCGATAGGAGCCTTCGTCGAGGCCCACCAGCACGGGGCCCATCACGCTCATCGTGATGGCCTCCGGATCACGTCCGGCGGCGACCGCCGCCTCCCGCACTCTTCGAATCTTCGGGGCGATGTCGGCGGCGGGACTGATGAAGTGGTTGTACTCGTCGGCGTGCTCTCCGGCGAGACGCGGGGTCAGCGACTTCCCGGATCCTCCGATGATGATCGGGAGATTGGACGGCTTGGGTCGAATGTCGCCCTCGAGCTCGTAGTAGCTGCCTTTGTAAGCAGCAGGCTCATCACCGAAAGCTGCGGCCAGATAGTGAAGGGATTCCTCGAAGCGGGCGAATCTCTCCGGCCAACCGGGGAAGGGGAGTCCGAAGACCTCGTGTTCGAGATCCATCCAGCCCGTGCCGACGCCGAGGTCGAATCTGCCGCCGGACATCTGGTCGAGCGTGACCGCAGATTTGGCGATAACAGCCGGATGCCGGAAGGTGATCGGGGATACGAGTATTGCGAGTCGAATGTTCCGGGTGTCCCGGGCGAGCCCGCCCAGCGTTGCGAAGGCGTCGGTTGCATCGGGCTTCGGGTCGCGACTCGAGTAGTAGTGGTCGGACCGTGCAAACCCCGCCAATCCGTTGCTCTCGGCCCAGCGCGCCGCGGCCAGGAGTTCCTCGTAGGTACCGCCGATCTGGGGCTCGGTCATCAGCGCGAAGTCCAACTGTTCCTCCTGAGATATCCGTGTCGTCGATAGGGTACAGGCAGCATGGAGAGTGTGACCCGCCGAAGATTTCTATGGATGCTGGCCGGTGCGGCAGGGCTCGGTGGCTGGGCGTTCTGGCGACTGCCGTCCGAAGAGCCTGCCCCTGTGGCAGGGGCGTCCACGACCACCAGCACAACGCCGTCCACTTCGACGGTGGCCACGGTGCCGGTGCCCACAACCATTCCGACCCCTCCGGTGGTTCTCGAGGTCATCGAGCGGAACGGGTGGGGAGCCCGGGCTGCTGCGGCCGACTTCGGGACCCACGTGATCGAGCGGATGACCATCCATCACACCGCCGTGGCGCTGCCCGACAACCGGGCAGCCCCCGCCCGCCTGCGCGGGCATCAGGCCTATCACCAGGAACAAGGCTGGCCCGATGTCGCCTACCACTTCTCCATCGATCGAGGAGGAAACGTCTACGAAGCTCGCCCCTACACGGCGCCGGGCGACACCTTCACGGACTACGACCCGGCCGGACATTTCCTTCCCGTGCTCGAAGGCAACTACGGTGAGCAACAGCCGACGGAGGCGCAGATCGAATCCCTGGTGCGGTTGCTGGCATGGGCATCGACCGAGTTCGGCGTCGCCACAGACACGATCGCCGGTCATCGCGACTACGCGGCCACCACCTGTCCCGGCGATTCCGTTTACTCCCTCGTCGCCGACGGTTCCATCCGGCGGCGGGTCGACGATCGCATCGAATCAGGGGGAGTCGAGATGGTCGTGCTTCGCGGCGATGCCGCACTGGCCCGAGTGGCCGGGATCGAGGCGTGAGAAACCGGGAACCGCGGCAGTCGTGCTGAACGTCGCAAAGAAGAACAAACCGGAGGAAATCACATGCGACGAACCATTCTCATCCTTCTGACGATCGCACTCGTGGCAACGGCCTGCGGTACGGGCACGGCTACAACGACCACCGGCGGTTCGGGCAACGGCAACGTAGCCGGGCTGTTCGCCGGTGCTCTCGTCCAGTTCAACCATTGCGACGATCTACTCGACTGGATCAAGGGAGAGGCGCTCGAGCGCGTCGGCCCGTGGGGCCTGGACGGGGCCGGCGGGCCGTGGATGTGGGGAGTGGATGATGTCGCATTTGCTGCTGAGGAGTCGCTTGCCGGGGACACGGCGGGCGGGGCCGCGCGGTCGTCGGCCGTCCTACCTCCCGGCGGCACGGACGGTGACTTCTCCACGACCAACGTCCAGGAAGTGGGCGTGGACGAGCCCGACATCGTCAAGACGGACGGCAAGCGCATTGTGGCCGTCGCCGATCAGAAGCTCTACGTGATCGACGTCACCGGTGACGAACCGGTGCTTCTCGATTCGATCACCGTCGACAACGTCTGGGTGTCGGAGATCGTGATGTCGGGCGACCGCATCCTCGTTCTGGGCAACTCGGACTACTACGCGCTGCCGAGTGCAGGCGCCCGGGATATCGCTCCGGGCCCATGGGGAGGCAGCCCCCTGACGGTTATCACCGAGATCGACATGAGCGATCCGAGCGACCTCCAGATCGATCGTGAGTTGTTCCTGGACGGGTCTTATCTCAGCGCCCGCATGGTCGGCGACACGGTCCGCATCGTTCTCCGAGCCTTCCCGACCGGTCTCGAGTTCGAGTACCCGTCCAGCTCCGGCCTGCGCGCCGAGCGGGACGCAGAGAGGGCGAACCAGGAAGTGATCCGCAACTCGACGATCGACAACTGGGTGCCCTACTACGTGCTCGAAGACCGTCGCGGCGGTGTCTCAACCACGACCGAAGGGAACCTGCTGGCGTGCAACCAGACCTTCCACCCGGAGGAGTTCTCCGGCTTCGGGATGCTGACCGTCCTGACCGTCGACCTGAGCGAAGGTATCGACCCGGACAAGGCAACCGGTGTGATGGCCGACGGCGAGACCGTCTACGCATCTGCGGACAGCCTGTACGTTGCCACGACCCGCTGGATCGACTGGCGGCTCCTCGAGGACCAGGACGCCTTCGATGAGGAGACCGAGGGTTACACGACGGCAATCCACAAGTTCGACATCTCAGATCCCGATCAAACGTTCTACAAGGCGACCGGGGAAGTGCCGGGCCATCTGCTGAGCCAGTGGTCCATGTCCGAACACAACGGCTACCTGCGGGTTGCCACCACCGACGCCGGATCGTGGTGGGGGTGGAGGACCGATGAGTCCGAGAGTTTCGTAACGATCCTCGAAGACGACAACGGCAAGTTGACCCAGGTCGGCCAGGTTGGCGGCCTGGGGCTCGGAGAGCAGATCTACGCCGTCAGGATGATGGGCGACACCGGATACGTAGTCACGTTCCGTCAGACCGACCCGCTCTACGTCATAGATTTGTCCGATCCCGGCACACCGAAGGTGGCCGGCGAGCTGAAGATCCTCGGATATTCCGCATACCTGCACCCGATCGGCGATGGTCTGCTCATCGGTGTCGGGCAGGATGCCACCGAGGAAGGCCGGGTGCTTGGAACGCAGATAGCGGTGTTCGATGTGTCGAATCCGGCGAACCCCCAGCGACTGCACAAGATGACTCTCGAAGACGGGTCCTCCGAAGTCGAATACGACCACCGTGCATTCCTGCACTGGCCGCAAACCGGACTCACGGTGGTGCCCATCCAACGCTGGAGCTGGGATGAGGAGAAGGGCGAGGACTTCTTCGCCGGCGCAGTCGGTATCAAGGCTTCGCGCGACGGTATCGAGAAGATCGACACCATCACCCACATGGAAGAGGGCGTCGACTACGAATGGAACGCCCAGATCCGGCGCTCCGTCGTGATCGGCAGTTCGCTCTACAGCCTCAGTTACAAGGGATTGCTGAAGAGCGATCTCGAGACACTCGACGAGCAGGCTTTCCTCGACCTGCGATGACACCGGGAGTGAAGGGATCCGGGACGGATGCCCGGATCCCTTGCTCCGCAAGTCACCAGCCGCGCGCCCGCCACTCCTCGAGATGCGGGCGCTCGGCTTGGAGGGTGGTAGTCGCTCCGTGTCCCGGGTAGACGACGGTTTCGTCCCGGTGGACGAACAGACTCCCAGTGAGGCTCTCCATGATCGAGTCGAAACTCGAGTACGGGAAGCGAGTGGCGCCCGGCCCGCCCGGAAACAGGGTGTCCCCCGTGAAGAGATGGCCCTCGAGCAGGAACGAGACCGAACCCGGCGTGTGGCCGGGTGTGTGAATGACGGTCAGGGAATGCTCCCCGACGGCGACCTCTTCTCCGTTCCGGAGTGGTTCGTCCGGTTCCAGTCCGGCGATTGCCGCATCGGCAGGGTGAAGCCGGAACGGGACGCCCAGCACGCCTCGCACGGCTTCGACTGCTCCGATGTGATCGTGATGTCCGTGGGTTGTGAGAACCGCGCGGACTTCGCTGCCCTCGGCGGCGGC contains:
- the sufC gene encoding Fe-S cluster assembly ATPase SufC, coding for MSDHPLLKIENLHASAGDTEILRGVDLTVNRGEIHALMGPNGSGKSTLANVLMGDPAYTVTEGRILFLGEDVTEAATNDRSNMGMFLAFQYPEEIPGVPIVQFLRAALSNRTGIDYTVLELRLRVMDVMRELGIEPGFADRYLNEGFSGGERKRNEVLQMAVLEPALAIMDETDSGLDIDALKIVAEGVNKLTGPERGFLIITHYQRLLDYITPDHVHVFMEGRVLTSGGSELAQRLEAEGYDGFREEASA
- a CDS encoding YbaK/EbsC family protein; this translates as MTLPRSTQRIVDYAGERGVDVDVAEFAEGTKTAADAAAAVGCSVAAIVKSLVFMVDEEPVLALIPGDLRLDEKKLAGEAGGARARRASLEEVRGATGYAAGGTPPFAHERPIRVLADRKLSRNDPLWVAGGTPSSLFQIALDDLIRLSAATWADVSR
- a CDS encoding LLM class flavin-dependent oxidoreductase, with protein sequence MTEPQIGGTYEELLAAARWAESNGLAGFARSDHYYSSRDPKPDATDAFATLGGLARDTRNIRLAILVSPITFRHPAVIAKSAVTLDQMSGGRFDLGVGTGWMDLEHEVFGLPFPGWPERFARFEESLHYLAAAFGDEPAAYKGSYYELEGDIRPKPSNLPIIIGGSGKSLTPRLAGEHADEYNHFISPAADIAPKIRRVREAAVAAGRDPEAITMSVMGPVLVGLDEGSYRVRLAAAAAQRGQSPEEMEERWKKAGIPVGGPERARATLAELEAIGVTKMYFQHLDLSDLSSLDETLEALRG
- a CDS encoding peptidoglycan recognition family protein, with translation MTRRRFLWMLAGAAGLGGWAFWRLPSEEPAPVAGASTTTSTTPSTSTVATVPVPTTIPTPPVVLEVIERNGWGARAAAADFGTHVIERMTIHHTAVALPDNRAAPARLRGHQAYHQEQGWPDVAYHFSIDRGGNVYEARPYTAPGDTFTDYDPAGHFLPVLEGNYGEQQPTEAQIESLVRLLAWASTEFGVATDTIAGHRDYAATTCPGDSVYSLVADGSIRRRVDDRIESGGVEMVVLRGDAALARVAGIEA
- a CDS encoding beta-propeller domain-containing protein — its product is MRRTILILLTIALVATACGTGTATTTTGGSGNGNVAGLFAGALVQFNHCDDLLDWIKGEALERVGPWGLDGAGGPWMWGVDDVAFAAEESLAGDTAGGAARSSAVLPPGGTDGDFSTTNVQEVGVDEPDIVKTDGKRIVAVADQKLYVIDVTGDEPVLLDSITVDNVWVSEIVMSGDRILVLGNSDYYALPSAGARDIAPGPWGGSPLTVITEIDMSDPSDLQIDRELFLDGSYLSARMVGDTVRIVLRAFPTGLEFEYPSSSGLRAERDAERANQEVIRNSTIDNWVPYYVLEDRRGGVSTTTEGNLLACNQTFHPEEFSGFGMLTVLTVDLSEGIDPDKATGVMADGETVYASADSLYVATTRWIDWRLLEDQDAFDEETEGYTTAIHKFDISDPDQTFYKATGEVPGHLLSQWSMSEHNGYLRVATTDAGSWWGWRTDESESFVTILEDDNGKLTQVGQVGGLGLGEQIYAVRMMGDTGYVVTFRQTDPLYVIDLSDPGTPKVAGELKILGYSAYLHPIGDGLLIGVGQDATEEGRVLGTQIAVFDVSNPANPQRLHKMTLEDGSSEVEYDHRAFLHWPQTGLTVVPIQRWSWDEEKGEDFFAGAVGIKASRDGIEKIDTITHMEEGVDYEWNAQIRRSVVIGSSLYSLSYKGLLKSDLETLDEQAFLDLR
- a CDS encoding MBL fold metallo-hydrolase, which encodes MEILFDAGNLRIVRLVVGPLDNNAYIVSSAGSAVVVDAAAEPDRILAAAEGSEVRAVLTTHGHHDHIGAVEAVRGVLGVPFRLHPADAAIAGLEPDEPLRNGEEVAVGEHSLTVIHTPGHTPGSVSFLLEGHLFTGDTLFPGGPGATRFPYSSFDSIMESLTGSLFVHRDETVVYPGHGATTTLQAERPHLEEWRARGW